A stretch of the Erpetoichthys calabaricus chromosome 3, fErpCal1.3, whole genome shotgun sequence genome encodes the following:
- the rprm3 gene encoding reprimo, TP53 dependent G2 arrest mediator homolog 3: MNATALLNRNAGAAHFPKGLESVIRCCNLTGSVIRDDGFGVSFRDEQNHYIVRVVQIAVLCVLSLTVVFGIFFLGCNLLIKSESMINLLVRDRRPSKESEAIMIGSY, from the coding sequence ATGAACGCCACAGCGCTTCTCAACAGGAACGCCGGAGCGGCTCACTTCCCCAAGGGTCTCGAATCGGTGATCCGGTGCTGCAACCTGACCGGGTCAGTCATTCGGGATGACGGCTTTGGGGTCTCCTTCCGGGACGAGCAGAACCACTACATTGTGAGGGTGGTCCAGATCGCCGTGCTCTGCGTGTTGTCGCTCACCGTGGTGTTCGGCATCTTCTTCCTTGGGTGCAACCTGCTCATCAAATCTGAAAGTATGATCAACCTGCTGGTGAGGGACAGGAGGCCTTCCAAGGAATCAGAGGCCATCATGATCGGGTCTTACTAA